The DNA window GTGGCATCTGTTAGCGTCCTCGCTGCTTATTTGGCCCGTCTCAGTGCCGAAAAGTGGGCTGTGCATCTGTACAGACCTGTTTCTTTTATAGATAGTCTAAAGCAGTTCCACACTGCAAAGTAGGCctacaaagtaaaaatatttgaacCTTTGAATCCTTGAACTGCACTTCTACTGCAGGCTATATCCAAAacatacatttagatttatttatttggacaTATTTATCAGGAATAAAACTTTGAAcaacattatacattttaaaaatgcacttttctCATTATAATACTCCAAAACAATAACCAACcaaacaaatgaccaaacaagtataaaaacaaatttgtgAAAATATTAAGACACATTTAAAGTTTAGTTATGTCAATTAAAATAGTTGAAATCCACAAATTATAGATGTAGCCCCTTTacaatatttgtaatattaattgatattttgtattttatcagttttgtttgtatttttaaccaacaaaataAGCTGTGCTAACAACTTGAATGATTTAGCATGATCGCTTACTGGAACAGTAGCATTTAATGTTACAAAAGCTAGCCTACTCTTTTTGAACCAAAAcatctttttattaaaaaaataaaataaaataaagactgcTAATATAACTAGTAACACAATATCACCTGCTGCTTAATGGCCTATTATGTTACTGAGACCTTTGATTTTTTCAGTTAACATCAGTTAGAAGGTTAGCTACTGtggctagctaacattagccttcAGTTAGTGTCACACTTAACTGAAATATTAGGGCAGAATTTGATTCATATAAgcatattattacatttttactgaCTTTTTGTCCACTACAAGCAATTATACATTATAACATACATTGTgtggactttttttaaaattaaatttcaaaaacagtatattaagtagttaaaattagccctaccttgagaaaaattaaatgctgcttatattaaagcattaataataaaaatcaaataatttatttgaaatatataaaacaatctgagtgagtacttttactttttatacttccagtggtggaatgtaactaagtacatttacttaagtactgtacttttttaCAAAACTGGCAGttttacaattttgaggtacttgtattttacttgagtattgccattttatgtaacttctacttcactacattttgaggtaaatattgtacttttttactacatttagctgacagctttagttacttttgacatgaatATCATGATAAGTGAttagatgttttttgttttttattagggcccgagcaggcaacgacctgcgaggtccctattgtatttcgaatgattttttttttaattaaacctaatAACAGTAGGcctatattaagtagttaaaattagccctaccttgagaaaatgtaaatgctgcttacataaaagcatcaataataaaaatctaataatatatttgaattatataaaacaatctgagtgggtccattctgcataacgagtacttttacttttgatacttgaagtacattttgacgctgatacttttgtactttattactttattacttcagtaatatttgaatgcaggacttttactagtagtggagtaatttcacagtgttgtattagtacttttacttaagtaaaggatctggatacttcttccacaactgcattctggttattttgtatttatttttaaatcaagactaCATATCAAAGTAAGCCTATAAATAGGTTTAAGTTGTATAACGTTTTGTGtgaatttataataataaatatattataatcatgGTTAAATGTTATGTATGTATCACAGTCAGCTCGGCGCGCACAGGTGTTGCTGAAGCCTCTCCATGTGATCGCTGCTATGAAACTCCCACTATTGTTTGAGGACGACACAAAGAGCACTTCCACTTTCCAGCATCACATTCTGGGCTGCATACCATCAATACCTCTGCAGCATGAATGgtgacagacaggcagcagTCAGCAGGACAGGTGATATAAGCTCGTTCACACTTCCAGCGTTTTCACGGCGTGTTGTGCGCCTCTGTGAGGTGGTTTGTCATTCGCGATCATGGTTTATTGTGGAGTGTTCAGGAATCTAACGTGCTGCTCTTTGTTGTGAGTCGACAGGTGAGTGGGAGACTTTATGGGTGCGTGATCTTCCCGCGGTGGGGGGTGTAGTGTTCTGTAACTTCTCACTCAGTGGAAGTTGGAAAGTGACTTTTACGCACAAGCGCCAAAACCACCGATCGGAAGAGTTAGGAGTAATTACTGCGCGGTGGGATGGCAGAGGAACTCTTCAACGATTCCTTCCCAGATTTGAAAGAAGTGGAAACTAAGGTTGGCAGGAAAACGCCGGAAAGTCTTCTGATTTGGATGAGAGATGCTGCGGACTGCGAGGATGGTTGGAGGTCTGATGTGGTGGACAGAGGAGACCGCAGCTCTGCCTTTGGCGATAGCTTCTCTGACAAAATAAGCAACTTAAAACAagagatggtaaaaaaaaaaaaaaaaaaaaatcatgttgtgTTCTCAGTAATAAATGTAACCTTTTATAGATAGACACAGTATGTTTATGCATTCTTCTAAATGGACCAAAACAGTTTTCTTGCTTGTGTCTGCACATATTTCCATATTTGGCCAATGCAACAACTTGCACAACTTGTTTCAGCAACAACTGTTTTGTTTATTCTAATGACATGTTTTTATCTGAACTGCAGAAATGTCAAAACTGCTGAGTTCCTTTCTCAGCCTCTTCACCTGCTCATTTTTTATTCCTAATGACAGACATTGTCACCTGTCTCTTCACCACACCCCTCACCTGGCTTCTCTCATTCACCTCCATTCATTTCACACAGACTGACTGGATTCCTCTGCTCATTCTCTGAACACCTTGTGTCTCACCTTTGTTCCTTCCCCATTTTTTCTGAGTTGTTTTGCTCTGTTATTTGACTTTATGTGTTGCAGGAGTAGGGGGCCAGAATGGTTTTATGTCCGGGGCCCCAGTTCCCTTATTTACACCTGTATTTACTCTTCACTATTCATGCAGAGATGGCTGCGTTCTGCAGACGTGCGGATTCTGCGCCAGTTGGTGGCCGTGCATGAGGGTATCGAGGCCATGCGTTGGCTGATGGAGGAGCGAGGGGCCTTAGCCAGCCACGGCAGCAGCCTGACAGGCAGCCTGAGCAGCCTGGCCACTGTGGAGGAGCACGGGCCCTCCATGTCCCCCTGCAGGTACAGTACAGCGTTCAGACTGGCTGGagcctgcactgtaaaaatgaatctgtttaatttacgtaaaaataccggcagctgtggttgccagaacctcaccgtaaaaattacagtgagtgggttttctattctaaatttaaatgtaaatatcagcaaaaaatgtcatttagactgaataatcctgttatttttttagggtttttgtgtcattcattcacacatcatggtatttctccataaattttgcatgaaaatgttatatttttacagcaaaactgtgtgtttcttccagtttatgacagtaaaagtaaaagttttgtgctattctttgatttacggtaattaaaagtgtctaatacggtgatatacaatttttcattttacgccctatttctgatgtatttgacagtgttttactgttatttctacaaacattgtttacagtgtgctgTCATTGAGATTGTGCACTTGTTTTTTTGACAAACTAATATACTTTATGCATAAAAAAGTGCACAAACACCAAAATATCACCATAGTGTATAGCTGAGTCTTTATTATCATCCCGAGGGGCTTTTGCACTGCAGAGAATATGCAATATGATCAGCACTGGAAGAAGTTTTCAGAAGTTCTTAGAcgtcctgcattaaaaatcttcctgaagtaaaaaacaaaagtattagcacagttttactttactttgaaaagtccctttatttttagagtaattgtgtccttgtgacaatatggtatttctccattaattttacatgaagagtttatatttttagtctaaaattacagtttttttctgatatttacatttaaacttGATGATTgatgaagttctggcaaccaaagctgccagtattttaccttAAATTAAAAGTAATCATTGTGAGAAAGTGTCCATTTGAAAATAATATATCACTGAATTATCATTAGTGATGCATTATTGTTTAAACATCGCAAACTAAGCCTATTCATAACTTACCCTTGAGTTGATTTATACTTTGTATAAATAATCTAACTCTGTACAAAGTAGCTAACTGGAGCTATTTtggaaatgtagtggagtaagaagtatAATACTTGCCcgtgaaatgtagtggagttgtGTAAACTGGCAGTATATAAGTAAAGGACAATTATATCAAAATATGCTTaagttactactactacttaattacattccaccactgaatatgaTAATATACGTCCATACAAGAGACCCATAAAGACACAATTCTAAATTTAACCTAAACAGCTTATCTCTACTTTTATCATAGTTAGAGTTAGATCAGAGTTATCATATTGGAGAGTATTTTCAGGATatgaaaaatgtgcacttttcaTAGGCTATCATACAAACTGCTGTGGGTACATAGATCATGAATATGCTGAAACAGTTAAACTTGAACTGAGAATTTCTTAACATCTTTGTAAATGCCCACAAGGAATTTTGTGAAAATCAATGCAGTGTAGCTGTGTACATTCGACACACAACCTCAcctcaaaatgtaaaataaaatacttttttgttgAAGTTTCACTAACAGTATTTGGAATTTTGCTTCACTGCTGGATTTTGTTCCTAAAATGTTTCATAATTTTAGCAAAAATGGAAAGAAGCTCTTAACCCTCTTGATATATTGCccgtcaaattgacccatttgaaagttaaaaaaaaaaaaaaaaaaaaggtaaaagcattttttcaaaatatatatatatttttttaaatgttaagtaaaataaaatataaaacaatgtcatgtaaaactattgtattttatatgtagataTTTCCGATGTAcatcaaaaaagttttaaagtgcattttttaatgaaagaaaacacGATTGAATTATcatcattgaaccatgatctgtgagaggtaaagaacaccattgcactaaatattgattgaaatgattAGTAatagagttattaatgaaatataaacaatgtttattgggattttttagtttctgacacttttggataattaaacatgctccCGTTCAAACtgacccacaaacattattgctgttcctgagaaacgaacataacaggagggttaatagcTGAATCATGCTGGATGTAGATTTAgaacagggattcccaaagtgtggtgcgtggacccccaaGGGTGCACGGGCTGCCGCTAAGGGGTGCTCGAGAtgacaaaatgtaatggcggtctgacaCAATTAccgtacattttttttcctcccgcacaataaagaagtgtaaataaacatttcctttataaaatgtaaaatcaaaaactgtagtattaattaattaataaaagcaggctattcaaaatgcgcttcatcttaaaatgaagcattttccagcctgtgttatgatgtcAGGGTTGTTTAACCTCCActctcatttaaacttgctgcaatttttgttcaacgcagctcaaaatattggAACATTTTCCTCAACTTATGtgatttctgcctctgatcctgagcctgtcatcatcctctttgctcctaaaagtggaagcttgtgcATAACTtagttgcattatattgaaactgttacAGTGTTTCAGGtgaattcaaatgcgagagctcattgttgtgatcgtgattattttattatatgtgtgttatagtcatttgagcatgattaaacatgccgcctttaatatggctataaaaaagcttattgcattttttttttttgaaggtgtgggggattgggggtgcgtcaacccggttgggacatagaagggggtgcgcggctaaaaaagtttgggaaccactgatttaGAACATTTTCAGCTTCAGTTCTCAGGCTTCATGTGTGGCTCAGTAATTTTGTTATTGCTCCCGCAGAGAGAGTCTGAGTCCAACTCAGGATTTGACTGAACCCTCTGGCGACGAATCAGCAGATCCCCCACCGCACACTGATGACGACGATTCAAACCTCAAGAGCTACTTTGACACGCTGATCCCCGAGTCCACTGAAGCGAGACCTCCTAGTCCTTCCACCTCTAGCTTTGAAGTCAGTGGTGCCACACTTGGCAGGCACGGTCGGGCTTCATCTAGTCCTGCCAGCAGTTTGGTTGGTGCCATATTACAAAAGTCCCCACCACCACAGGACTCACATGGAGCTTCATTACAAGACATGAAAACCAGCGCTGACCCCATCAGAAGAGCTCTCCTCAGATCTAGCAGAGCAAGAAGAGAGGTGAAGGCAGATAATGGTGGTTTTTCCCTCAATAAACagtcagtggagacagagcaaCAGACTCAGGAGAGTTTCAGAGCCTCTCAGAACAAtacagtggaggaggaggaggaggaggaagagagtggGACCAATAAAGAGATGGCTTTGCTGGGTTATGATGCCCAGTGGTGCTGGGTGGAGTCACAGGACGATGTGACCTTTCTATGatctactacactgtaaaaaaaagataaacaatagctactcaataaaattgaggcaacagattgcacggaATATTATTAATTCAATCTAACTAttttacaagttgagttaataacaatttaacaggaagtgcctgtcaattaaaaacagactaattctattgtgttggattcattcaaaattctcttgatttagaattacatacacatgaAGATTATATTTGATGTGGTCAAAATACAGTACagaccaaaagtttggacacaccttctcattcaatgtttttcctttattttcatgactattgacattgtagattcatcaaaactattaatgaacacatgtggaattatgtacttaacaaaaaagtgtgaaatcactgaaaacatgtcttatattctagtaagcaaagggtggctactttgaggaatctaaaatacaagacatgttttcagttatttcacactttttttgttaagtacataattccatatgtgtttattcatagttttgatgccttcagtgagaatctacaatgtaaatagtcatgaaaataaagaaaaacgcattgaatgagatgggtgtgtccaaacttttggcctgtactgtaagtagattccatctcaaacatttttatattaaagttacttaaacaactgcctcaaaatcaaggacgcatttagatgtaatacattttatcaaatatattaagtaaaattaaatgactacagaataatttattacagtgtataagCAACATTTATTTGTACAAACTTTGGTTTGAAGCTGTTCCCTTCGACAGTTAGCTGCCAGTGATGCAGTGGGATTTAAAATGCACTTTGACactgatgaatgaatgatgattaaagaggaacatgtctctatttctttattcttttgcTGCTTTTACATAGCATGTATGCTGTTTGATGTGTGtacttttattaaatattaatgcaaTCACAAATATGAAGGAGGCTCTTTTAGAAGATATCAGGAAATGTTATGTCCTTGtctaataaatgttttacacacTGCTGACTTATGGTGCAGAGATTTTGATCATCAACTCCGTCTTATAATTAAATTGCACTGAATTTCCTTTGATTGTTtaatcttatatatatatatataagacagGAATGGCTGTAAATACTATCTTGTGCTTATTTCTCACATATTGTCCAGAAATGTTGTGGATATAAGGCAACAGTAAACATGTTAGGAGTTTAAAAGGGATGCCATTGTTATGAAGTCAATAGCCTTACATTTTTTTCGGtaataaagacaaaaagtcTTTATTAATAGCTAATTTGTCTTTTAACTCAAACAGCAGAGAAGTATGAATGTGTAAcgatacattttttacatttttttatttatttataatgcactttacattaaggGAATCTAAAAGTGCTATAGCTTAAAAGCacaacagtctaattataaaaaggattaaaagaaaaggataaaaacagctaaaacagatgaaaatgtatacatatacaggtgtatctcaataaattagaatatgatggaaaagtaaatttccagtagttcaagtcaaacagcccaaaccaagtattgagtgcatatagatggacatacttttcagaggccaacatttccatattaaacatactttttaaaattggtcttttgtgattttgcaaattttttgagacactgaattttaggtcttcattaaatgtaagccataataattataattagaagaaattaaataaatcagacaagaaatatttcattctgtgtgtaatggatctatataatgtgttatttccactttttgaacacacacacacacacacacacacacacacgcacgcacgcacacacacacacacacacacacacaaattgctcttttgtagtattattattattttgagacactgaattttaggtcttcattaaacataagccataatcattataattagaagaagtTAAATAAACTAAGTcgtgtttcattctgtgtgtaatggatctatataatgtgttatttccactttttgaatttaattactgacataaataaacttataaactaatttattgagatgccgCTGTGTACATACACCCacaatctaaaaaccatctggaCGGGaagaaccaaaggttttgctaaaaaggaaagtttttaaaagtcttaaatGATATTGGCACATTATCtagttttaaatgacacaaattatcCATGAAATGTCAATTTCTTACCCTCTATGTCGTTCTTGTATATTGCTGCATTCACGTGGTGTCTGAATAATCGGAAGAATGACTTCCCGACTGATAAAATTCACGTGAACccccaccaaggttattatagttaacggaaactaacgaaagttaaataaaataataaaataaaaataaaaacgagagtttctaaaaaaagaaagaaagaaaactaactgtaactgtattttgtggttacaaaactaactaaaactaactaaaattatagtgagaATGTCCtccgttttcatctttgtcaacttcttTTCACacttaaacctttttggttgatatgacaCCTAtacatctatttggttttatgacttagtaaaccttttggggctgagatggataaggcaaaggaaatttAGGTAGCATTtcttgtgaccttattgaatctggcacccaacaaataccccattacaaaacaaaataaaactaacactaaaactaataaaaactaaactaaaatgtattcattcgttttttgtccttttatgtcttttttagtcattttgttgtctttttttggtcattttgtgtcttgttttagttctttagtccaacataaaatgtgattttgaatctttttttttttactttcaaaacactatcatgctcaataaagaatttgaaatgttgcaaatgtgaacaacggttgcaaatataacatataagagggttacatccagttctatcattttgtactaaatatatttgagcttgtctccagttttacttggtatatcatcatcaaactgaaactggcctcatggagtttacagccagaactttagaggtacatttacagtagggctccacgctgctttgttttctagtctggatgtgatgaagaagtctggatttggagcttttggtgactccagagcagggatcatagactgtataaataggcAGGGATGgacaactggaggcccgggggccgaaTACAGCCCACACCCTCAGTtgaactacatgcatttgagcatgaaatctcgaaagtgcagtgtaaaaatgcacaaaattacttcttgcaattaatgttggtctgctgttcttgcactgaaaaaaagaaagaaatcacagtaagtggttattttttatttgcttcaaacattttgtattcctatttatactgttatacatgcatttgagcatgaaatatgttaagttactgcactgtaaacatatttaaaattgcagtttcatcatatctggttaagtgcacggtcctatatgtggccctgtggtagtgtcgatgaaaaattgtggccccctccagcatttaagttgcccatccctgctccagagggttaacaaagCTCATAAACCCACAAACTCGGAAGAACGACTTGGGAAGTCAGATCTTTCCGACAGGCCACAAAGGCAGCAACCGACGGGTTTTGTGACGTCACGTTATTGACATAGAGCAGGAAGTGTGCAGCAGGTAGCTGGAGGGTTTCTCTGTAGCGATAGATTTGTGTGACATTACAGGTGGATAAAGGACGATGTAATGGTTCAGACGATCGTACAGGAAACATGGACTTGTGTTTTCTGCGTGGGCTCCTTTTGGTCGCCCTGACGGAGTGGACACTAGGACACGGTGAGTGGCTGCTGTTAGCATGTGTGCTAACTATATTTCGCGTTTACCTGAATAACACAAACTGCGCTCTGTGAAATTGTCTCAAACTACTCTGACTCACATGTAGATAATTAAAGAGATGTTTTTGTCAGCCTTATTTACAGCGTATTGCCATATtgctaattatttatttaacttaacgCTATTTAGGTTTCTGTTTGATATGCAATAAGGTGTGGAGTAATTAACCTTTAATTAATGTGACAGAATTTGCTTTGTATTCTTTCTTATTTATGTGTGCCTTATATTGTGCTGTATGCATTGgcatctcttcatctctctggtTAAAAATTTATAAACCCACAAAATCATAATTTTCTTCATTCTGTATGTAATCTTGTTTAAataagtacaggtgcatctcaataaattagaatatcatagaaaagtttttttatatttatttataaaagttgaaataacacattatatagatccattacacacacaatgaaacatttcatctcttaatttatttaatttttgctaattataatgattatggcttacatttaatgaagacctcaaATTCAGGGtcccaaaaaatgttaatactACAAAAtaccaattaaaaaaatgttaaaatgtttaatatggaaatgtttgcctctgaaaagtatgtccatctacagtcatggaaaaaattattagagcattgttttcttcaatttcttgttcattttaatgcctggtacaactaaaggtacatttgtttgggcaaatataatgataacaaaaaaacccataagagtttaattttagagcagatatctagacattttcaatggttttcttgataatgattttggttattatcaagaaaaccatggaaaatggttagatatcagTTTTAAAATTTGAGCTTTTTTTGCTCTGCTCTCTCATTTCctcaatttttacttttatcacATCttacaaatattttatattacctTACTAAACTCActagaaaataaatgatttcaATTTTATTCCCTGCAGATGGACAGGTGACGTTTGTATCCGAGCTCTCGTCCAAACCGGCTCAGAAGTTGTCAAAGTACGGTTGGTATGGCAACGTGAGGCTGCAGAGGTTTCATATACCAGAGGAAACCGCCATCGCTCGCTGGCTGTTCTCCGTCACCAAGGGCCATAACTTCCACTGTGGACAGCACAATGTCACTATGTAAGATAAACCAACTTCTGCATCATTATCACACCTGTCCATTTTATCAGCTAATGTAGTTACTTTAGGGTCATCTACTGTTTTGACTCTTTATCTATTGTAATCGTCTGCTTAAACACTTTTTGTCaatgcttctttttcttttaaatttactttGAAACTTTCTCTTTTGTAGCCATATTCAGTATGGTGCCCCTCCAGTTATAAACCCAACAGGCACGGTGTTTCCCAATGCAACACAATGGagcccctgtctgtctctgatcCTGCCAGTGACGTCACACAGCGCCACGACCTTTAACCTCTCCAATCCTGCTCCTGGTGACTGGTATGTTGGTGCCCACTTACCTGAAGATGATGGGCGCATCGAGCAGAAGGTTTGTATAGAGTGGTGTACAGTGTGTGCTTGTTGTCCCTGCAGAGGAAGTCATGTTTCAGgctcactttgtatgttgggtTAATTccacagggttcgtacgggtgctttaaatccttgaaaatgcttgaatttaaatctattttcaaggtttaaaaagtgcttggattttggataaagtgcttgtaaatgcttgaaattcttactgtatttctctttcaatctgactatatccatctatagactatagataatcacatgttcaatgtaaaaataatgagtagcctatctgaaatgaagaccgttcctcctaaaagtgtaataccatcactgttggtatggttcagtgaaatctcccccttttagtatgtaagtactcatctaaaacatgcaatttacgggtcaatgacgtgatctaacccagtgtcagttggtgtaaccagtattttttccccataaaaatctgattatatacagaaaaaaaaagtgaactaaaatgagaaaaaatacaatcctcGTTTGCATTTCAACACTATGGTTTctacaaattttacataatttgtcaaaactttagaaaaaaatggttgtatttagaatatgttctgctcgatattgacgaaatgtgtaaatgtagaaatactaaaaaaataataataataatttgatgttttttaaaatgaagtaattatatgtagaagtccacttaaatacaatgtaggtggatgaagtatttaatatttattatttttttgtggttacaccattttaCATCTTGCCAActcttatttgtca is part of the Centropristis striata isolate RG_2023a ecotype Rhode Island chromosome 11, C.striata_1.0, whole genome shotgun sequence genome and encodes:
- the LOC131980737 gene encoding leucine rich adaptor protein 1-like, translated to MAEELFNDSFPDLKEVETKVGRKTPESLLIWMRDAADCEDGWRSDVVDRGDRSSAFGDSFSDKISNLKQEMRWLRSADVRILRQLVAVHEGIEAMRWLMEERGALASHGSSLTGSLSSLATVEEHGPSMSPCRESLSPTQDLTEPSGDESADPPPHTDDDDSNLKSYFDTLIPESTEARPPSPSTSSFEVSGATLGRHGRASSSPASSLVGAILQKSPPPQDSHGASLQDMKTSADPIRRALLRSSRARREVKADNGGFSLNKQSVETEQQTQESFRASQNNTVEEEEEEEESGTNKEMALLGYDAQWCWVESQDDVTFL